The DNA region GCCCGCGCTTCCGCTTCCACGACATCGTCGAGCGGGCGGTGCGGGCCAACGTCGGTCGCCGCATCGAGGAGGCGGTGCGGACGGTCAACGCCCGCTTCGCCGCCCGGCGCTGACGGACTGGCGCTGACAGGCCGGGGGCGGCGACGGGTCCTTCCCCGGGGGGGCCCCCGCGAGGGGAATTCGGGCCGCACCGGTCCACCCTCTGAGACATTTTTGAATCGAGGTTTTTGTTTATGTCCAAGCCGGGCCAACGGGTGAACCGGGCCGAGCTGGCCGAGCTGTTCGGCGTCTCGCTGCCCACCGTCGACGCCTGGGTGCGCGACGGCTGCCCCTTCGCCGAGAAGGGGGCCAAGGGCCGGGAATGGGCCTTCGCGACGGCGGACGTCCATCGCTGGCTGGTCGACCGCGCGGTGGCCGACGTCGCCGCCGGCTATGAGGGCGAGATCGGCGTCATCACCGCCGACGAGGCCAAGCGCCGCAAGGCGGTGGCCGATGCGGTGGTCGCCGAGATCAGGGCGGACGAGGCGCTGAACGAGGTGGTGAACCGCCATGAGGCGGCGGCCGACGTCGCCGGCTTCTGCATCTCCCTGCGCACCGGCCTGTCGAACGCGGTGGCCAAGATCGCCGGCCGGGCCGCGGCGATGACCGGGGCGCCGGAAATCCAGGCACTGGCGGAAAAGGAAATCAACCAGGCCTTCGACGCCGCACGGGGCGAGTTGGTAAAGATGTGGGGCGATGGGGCCGACCGTGAGCCGCGGGCCTGAGGCGGCGGCGCGGGTCAGCGCCCACCGTCACGGCGACTACCGGACCGGACGGGGCGAGCTGCGCACCGCGCTGCTGGCCCTGTTCGAGGGGAGCCTGAAGTTCCAGGACCGGATGAGCGGCTCGGTGTGGGCCGAGCGCCATGGCTGGATCCCGAAGGGCACCGGGGCCGAGCACGGCAAGGTGACGCTCTACGGCTACCAGCGCGGGCTGGTCGACGCCATGTGCGACCCGGCGGTGCCGCTGCTGACGGTGCTGAAGGCGGCGCGCGTCGGCTACACCCGCTGCGCCACGCTGGCGGTGGGCTACCACCTGCACCAGGATCCGACGCTGTGCGCCGTCGCCCAACCCACCGTGCCCGATGCGGGGGACTCGTCCTCTGATAAAAATCTGAAATCTCTGTTCTGTATCAACCTCTTATCCCCCGGCCCCTCTCTGTGGTCGGGGGTTTCTGTTTGAGCGGTACCTTCTCATAAAGCTTTGATTTTCCCTGATTTCCGCAGTTGCACGGCTTCTCCGTGCGACAAAGCCGCGACATGGATGCAACAAGAGCAAGGAGCAAAGTGCATGGAAAGCCATCGGCTTGAGGCCTCTCCTGAGGATGCCAGTGCGACAAGGGCAGGGGTGTGCGGGGCAGACTCGGACCTGCTCTACGGAATGCCGGCCATCGCCCGGCACCTCAACATCCGACCGCGACAGGCGCACCACCTCAAAGAAAAGGGCGGGCTGCCGATATTCGATCTGGCCGGTGTGCTGTGCGCGCGGCGAAGCACGCTCAACGCCTGGATCGCGGATCGGGAAAGAACGGCCCGTGCCGCCGGCCCGGTCAAGGTGAAGAACAGTGGCCCGCGTGGTCGGAGGGCAGCATGACCGGCTCCGCTGTCGTCATCCCGGCGCCGCCCGCGGCACTGGCCCTGAGCGATCTACAGGCGCACCTTCTCGACGCCTTCTTCGCCGGCAGGAACGCCCGAACTGTCGCAGCCTACCGCCGGGACCTGGAGGACTGGCGCACGTTCGCCGGCGCCGCCGACATGGACGCCGCCGCGCGGGCCATCCTAGCGGTTTCCCATGGGCAGGCGAACGCCTGGGCGCTCGCCTACAAAGCCGCGATGATCGAGCGGGGACTCCAGCCGGCCACCGTCAACCGCCGGCTCGCGGCTCTGCGGTCGCTGGTGAAGCTGGGGAACACGCTGGGGCTGGTGTCGTGGAGGCTGGAGGTGGAGAACGTCCCCAGCGCGGCCTATCGAGACACACGCGGTCCTGGCCGTGACGGCGTGCGCACGCTCTTCGAGCTCGCAGCGCAGCCGGGCGGTTCGAAAGCGCTGCGCGACGTCGCAGTGCTGCGGCTGCTGCATGACGTGGCGCTGCGGAGAGGGGAAGTGGTCGGGCTTGACCTGGCGCACTACGATCC from Azospirillum thiophilum includes:
- a CDS encoding terminase small subunit — protein: MSKPGQRVNRAELAELFGVSLPTVDAWVRDGCPFAEKGAKGREWAFATADVHRWLVDRAVADVAAGYEGEIGVITADEAKRRKAVADAVVAEIRADEALNEVVNRHEAAADVAGFCISLRTGLSNAVAKIAGRAAAMTGAPEIQALAEKEINQAFDAARGELVKMWGDGADREPRA
- a CDS encoding phage terminase large subunit family protein yields the protein MSRGPEAAARVSAHRHGDYRTGRGELRTALLALFEGSLKFQDRMSGSVWAERHGWIPKGTGAEHGKVTLYGYQRGLVDAMCDPAVPLLTVLKAARVGYTRCATLAVGYHLHQDPTLCAVAQPTVPDAGDSSSDKNLKSLFCINLLSPGPSLWSGVSV
- a CDS encoding tyrosine-type recombinase/integrase, translating into MTGSAVVIPAPPAALALSDLQAHLLDAFFAGRNARTVAAYRRDLEDWRTFAGAADMDAAARAILAVSHGQANAWALAYKAAMIERGLQPATVNRRLAALRSLVKLGNTLGLVSWRLEVENVPSAAYRDTRGPGRDGVRTLFELAAQPGGSKALRDVAVLRLLHDVALRRGEVVGLDLAHYDPRRGTVAILGKGRTERQLVTLPPAARAAVEAWIAARGSVAGPLFTNQDRARKGSGRLTDSAVYRLVRDLGKKAGIKARPHGLRHSAITDALDRTNGNIRAVRKFSRHKDFNVLVVYDDNRTDLAGDIARLVSE